The following is a genomic window from Candidatus Manganitrophus noduliformans.
AAACTGAGATGAATCGGCTCGATGAATGAGGGCTCTCATGAAGAAAATCGGATTAACGGCGGTTTGGCTGGTGATGGGGTTGTGGATGGTTATTGTCCCGATGGCCGCGCACCCGTCGGAAAACGCCGCGGCGCCGGGCGCCGGGAGGGAGATGGCGACCTTCGCGGGGGGCTGTTTTTGGTGCATGGTTCCCCCTTTCGATCAACTGAAAGGGGTGGTCTCCGTGACGTCCGGCTATACCGGCGGCCATGTCGAGAATCCCACCTATCAGCAGGTCACGGGCGGGGGAACGGGACACGCCGAGGCGGTGCGGATCGTTTATGACCCCGATCTCATCGGTTACGACAAATTGCTGGCGATTTTCTGGCTGAACATCGATCCGGTCGCCATCAACCGCCAGTTTTGCGACTCCGGGGAGCAGTACCGGAGCGAAATTTTCTATCACGGAGAGACGCAAAAGCGCCTGGCGGAGGAGTCGAAAGCGGCCATCGAAAAATCGGGGCGCTTTCGGGAGCCGATCGCGACGAAGATCACCGCCGCCTCCGAATTCTATCCGGCGGAGGATTATCACCAGGATTTCTATAAAAAGAGTCCGGTCCGCTACAAGTTTTATCGTTATCTCTGCGGGCGGGACCAGCGTCTCGAGGAATTGTGGGGAAAGGCTCAGGCGGGGCACTGACCGTCATTTGTACCGGCCGGCCAGATCGGCCAGCGAGACAATTCCGGCCAGCCGCTTCTCGCGGCTCAGGACGACCAACCGCCGAAGTTGTTTCTCCTGCATCAGCTTGGCCGCTTCCTCCACCGCTGCATCCTCGAAGCAATAAACCACTTCTGCAAGCATGGCATCCTGGACTTTCGTCCGGGCCGGATCTTCCCCCACTG
Proteins encoded in this region:
- the msrA gene encoding peptide-methionine (S)-S-oxide reductase MsrA codes for the protein MAAHPSENAAAPGAGREMATFAGGCFWCMVPPFDQLKGVVSVTSGYTGGHVENPTYQQVTGGGTGHAEAVRIVYDPDLIGYDKLLAIFWLNIDPVAINRQFCDSGEQYRSEIFYHGETQKRLAEESKAAIEKSGRFREPIATKITAASEFYPAEDYHQDFYKKSPVRYKFYRYLCGRDQRLEELWGKAQAGH
- a CDS encoding CBS domain-containing protein, with amino-acid sequence MQVKEIMTQDVEVIRPEATLQEAAEKMQERKIGVLPVCDGDFVVGMLSDKDVHLRTVGEDPARTKVQDAMLAEVVYCFEDAAVEEAAKLMQEKQLRRLVVLSREKRLAGIVSLADLAGRYK